Proteins encoded by one window of Carettochelys insculpta isolate YL-2023 chromosome 10, ASM3395843v1, whole genome shotgun sequence:
- the PTX3 gene encoding pentraxin-related protein PTX3: protein MLSQEMLSLTILLWAFWSSSSALNNEDYDLMYLNFENEIESVVPATEESISCDCQREHTEWDKLFIMLENSQMKENMLLQSIDEILKVELQTLRAEMIQFVANFAGTCTTAIEKVTSQVLSQVDQTLQRNGNHIQESKMLHESEQRMVLEEILQLSHNVSNRLTQLESIWERTAEVETGFQRQDKSSYMGRDDKFILNSLWEELQQTRAEMKESQKWAAQHLLPAGCETAILFPMRSKKIFGSVHPTVEMKLQSFTACIWVKATEVLDKTIIFSYGTKRNPYEIQFYLSRESAVLAVASDRNNLIASNVASPSQWAHFCGTWSSDNGTISLWVNGELVATTSEIAEAHIIPDGGILQLGQEKNGCCAGGGFDENLAFSGKLTGFNIWDRVLSREEITELSRAEDSCNIRGNVVGWGVTEILPHGGAQYIS, encoded by the exons ATGCTGTCTCAAGAAATGCTTTCTCTGACAATTCTGCTTTGGGCTTTCTGGTCTTCCTCCTCTGCTCTGAACAATGAGGACTACGATCTCATGTACCTGAATTTCGAGAATGAAATAGAAAGTGTGGTTCCTGCTACTGAAGAAA GTATTTCATGTGATTGCCAGAGAGAGCACACAGAATGGGACAAACTCTTCATCATGCTGGAGAACTCACAGATGAAAGAGAACATGTTGCTTCAGTCCATTGATGAAATCCTTAAGGTGGAACTGCAAACGCTCCGAGCAGAAATGATCCAGTTTGTGGCTAACTTTGCTGGCACATGCACTACTGCTATTGAGAAAGTCACCTCCCAAGTGTTGTCACAGGTGGACCAGACACTCCAGAGGAACGGCAATCACATTCAGGAGTCCAAGATGCTTCACGAATCTGAGCAAAGAATGGTTCTTGAAGAGATTCTGCAGCTAAGCCACAATGTATCTAACAGACTCACCCAGCTGGAAAGCATTTGGGAGAGGACAGCTGAAGTGGAGACAGGTTTTCAGCGGCAAGATAAATCCAGTTACATGGGCAGAGATGACAAGTTCATATTGAACTCTCTGTGGGAAGAACTACAGCAAACAAGGGCTGAAATGAAAGAATCACAAAAGTGGGCAGCCCAGCACTTACTGCCAGCTG GATGTGAAACTGCAATTTTATTCCCAATGCGTTCCAAAAAGATCTTTGGGAGTGTTCACCCAACTGTTGAAATGAAGCTCCAATCCTTTACTGCCTGCATTTGGGTCAAAGCGACTGAGGTGCTGGACAAAACTATCATATTCTCCTATGGAACAAAGAGAAATCCATATGAAATTCAATTCTATCTCAGTCGGGAGTCTGCAGTACTTGCTGTGGCTAGTGACCGGAACAATTTAATTGCCTCAAACGTAGCTTCTCCAAGCCAATGGGCCCACTTTTGTGGCACCTGGAGCTCAGACAATGGGACCATATCATTGTGGGTAAATGGGGAGCTTGTTGCTACCACCTCAGAAATAGCAGAGGCTCATATAATTCCAGATGGAGGAATTTTGCAGCTAGGCCAAGAAAAGAATGGTTGCTGTGCTGGAGGTGGATTTGATGAAAACTTAGCCTTTTCAGGAAAACTGACAGGCTTTAATATCTGGGACAGAGTTCTCAGCAGGGAGGAGATAACAGAGCTGTCTAGAGCAGAAGATTCATGTAATATCAGGGGCAATGTTGTAGGGTGGGGAGTTACTGAGATTCTGCCACATGGAGGTGCTCAATATATTTCCTAA